A window of Pseudomonas monteilii contains these coding sequences:
- a CDS encoding penicillin-binding protein 1C (penicillin-insensitive transglycosylase/transpeptidase) produces MRHLKRIPYWLRALVGTSLVLLGLLWLADRLWPLPLPGDDLARVVVAEDGTPLWRFADAEGVWRYPVSAEQVSPLYLEALLTYEDRWFYHHLGINPLALARAAWLNLHGGRVVSGGSTLSMQVARLLEPHPRTVRGKLRQMARTLQLEWHLSKREILQLYLDRAPFGGTLQGVAAASWAYLGKSPQHLTPAEAALLAVLPQAPSRLRPDRHPLRARQARDKVLERLAEYHAWPAQRIAEAREEPLLLAPRQEPALAPLLARRLNRPGSPPLIRTTLDAALQRRLEDLLLGWRARLPERTSAALLVVDAQTMAVRAYLGSVDLEDARRFGHVDMVHALRSPGSTLKPFLYAMAMDDGLIHSESLLQDVPRRYGDYRPGNFSSGFSGPVSASSALALSLNLPAVQLLEAYGPKRFAAQLRMGGMPLALPPLAEPNLALILGGVGSRLEDLVGGYAALARDGKAAQIRLQPQDPLIERRLMSPGAAWITRRILSGLARPDRDPHADLSAPVPLAWKTGTSYGFRDAWSIGVGPRYLIGVWIGRPDGTPVPGQFGLASAAPLMLQVHDLLSNRDRQRGLNQPAPRKPASVGVAAICWPLGQPLERTDPNCRRQRFAWTLDGTVPPTLQASDQPLGLGLRDTLWVNAQGLRVNEDCPGATPRTLALWPAPVEPWLPKAERRAARLPAVDPTCPPRQSPPAAPLSIVGIRPADQLRRPAASGEPLRLRVSALGGDGQRWWFLNGGQVGETAGQEELMVALTRVGSFELSVLDDSGQTARVAFEVRE; encoded by the coding sequence ATGCGTCACCTGAAGCGTATACCGTACTGGCTGCGCGCGCTGGTGGGCACGTCACTGGTGCTGTTGGGCCTGCTATGGCTCGCCGACCGACTGTGGCCCTTGCCCTTGCCCGGCGACGACCTGGCGCGGGTGGTGGTCGCCGAGGATGGCACGCCACTGTGGCGGTTCGCCGATGCCGAGGGCGTGTGGCGCTACCCTGTCAGTGCCGAGCAGGTGTCGCCGTTGTACCTGGAGGCCTTGCTGACCTACGAGGACCGCTGGTTCTACCACCACCTGGGCATCAACCCTCTGGCGCTGGCGCGCGCGGCCTGGCTGAACCTGCACGGCGGACGGGTGGTGTCGGGCGGCAGCACGCTGTCGATGCAGGTGGCGCGGCTGCTCGAACCTCATCCGCGCACCGTGCGCGGCAAGCTGCGGCAGATGGCGCGCACCCTGCAGCTGGAATGGCACTTGTCCAAGCGCGAGATTCTGCAGCTGTACCTGGACCGCGCACCGTTCGGTGGCACCTTGCAAGGCGTGGCGGCCGCCAGTTGGGCGTACCTGGGCAAGTCGCCCCAGCACCTGACGCCGGCCGAAGCCGCGCTGCTGGCCGTGCTGCCCCAGGCCCCCAGCCGACTGCGCCCGGACCGCCATCCGCTGCGCGCACGGCAGGCCCGGGACAAGGTGCTGGAGCGCTTGGCCGAGTACCACGCCTGGCCTGCCCAGCGCATCGCCGAAGCCCGTGAGGAACCGCTGTTGCTGGCACCGCGCCAGGAGCCTGCCCTGGCCCCCTTGCTGGCCCGGCGGCTGAACCGTCCGGGCAGTCCGCCGCTGATTCGCACGACCCTCGATGCGGCCCTGCAACGGCGTCTGGAAGACCTGCTGCTGGGGTGGCGTGCCCGGCTGCCGGAACGTACCTCCGCGGCGTTGCTGGTGGTCGATGCCCAGACCATGGCCGTGCGTGCCTACCTGGGTTCGGTGGACCTAGAGGACGCGCGACGCTTCGGTCATGTCGACATGGTCCATGCGCTGCGTTCGCCGGGCTCGACGCTCAAGCCGTTTCTGTACGCCATGGCGATGGACGATGGGTTGATCCACTCCGAGTCGCTGTTGCAGGACGTGCCGCGGCGGTATGGCGACTATCGACCGGGCAACTTCTCCAGTGGCTTCAGCGGGCCGGTGTCGGCCAGTTCGGCGCTGGCGCTGTCGCTGAACCTTCCGGCGGTGCAGTTGCTGGAAGCCTACGGGCCCAAGCGCTTCGCCGCGCAGCTGCGCATGGGGGGCATGCCGCTGGCCTTGCCGCCGCTGGCCGAGCCCAACCTGGCGCTGATCCTGGGCGGTGTCGGCAGCCGCCTGGAGGACCTGGTCGGCGGCTATGCGGCCCTGGCGCGTGACGGCAAGGCGGCGCAGATCCGCTTGCAGCCGCAGGATCCCTTGATCGAACGGCGGCTGATGTCGCCTGGCGCGGCCTGGATCACCCGCCGGATTCTGTCGGGTCTGGCACGTCCGGACCGTGATCCGCATGCCGACCTGAGTGCCCCGGTTCCCCTGGCCTGGAAGACCGGGACCAGTTATGGGTTCCGTGATGCGTGGTCGATCGGCGTCGGACCGCGTTACCTGATCGGGGTATGGATCGGGCGACCGGACGGCACCCCCGTGCCGGGGCAGTTCGGTCTGGCGTCGGCCGCGCCGCTGATGCTGCAGGTGCACGATTTGCTGAGCAACCGTGATCGCCAGCGCGGCCTGAATCAGCCCGCCCCGCGCAAACCGGCGAGTGTCGGCGTGGCGGCGATCTGCTGGCCGTTGGGCCAGCCTCTGGAGCGCACCGATCCCAATTGCCGGCGCCAGCGCTTCGCCTGGACGCTGGACGGCACGGTACCGCCGACCTTGCAGGCTAGCGATCAGCCACTGGGTCTGGGGCTGCGGGACACGCTGTGGGTCAATGCCCAGGGGCTGCGCGTCAATGAGGACTGCCCGGGAGCGACGCCGCGTACCCTCGCGCTGTGGCCGGCCCCCGTGGAGCCCTGGCTGCCGAAAGCCGAGCGCCGTGCCGCACGCTTGCCGGCGGTCGATCCCACGTGTCCGCCACGGCAGTCTCCACCCGCGGCGCCGCTGTCGATCGTCGGTATTCGGCCTGCCGATCAACTGCGCCGTCCGGCTGCCAGCGGGGAGCCCTTGCGTCTGCGCGTGTCGGCACTTGGCGGCGACGGTCAGCGCTGGTGGTTCCTGAATGGCGGGCAAGTCGGAGAGACAGCAGGGCAGGAGGAACTGATGGTGGCGCTGACACGCGTCGGGTCGTTCGAGTTGAGTGTGCTGGATGACAGCGGACAGACGGCCCGGGTGGCATTCGAGGTGCGGGAGTGA
- a CDS encoding MATE family efflux transporter, which translates to MSVLSHDWRHRPTHRRVWALAAPMVLSNVSVPLVALVDSTVVGHLPHAHQLGAVAVGATLFTFMIGLMTFLRMGATGFAAQAAGRADGDGLRQVLAQGLLLALVFAVLLGVLAMPFSRLALQVMQPSAALGEATEAFFHTRLLGLPAALATYALVGWFLGTQNARAPLAILLTTNGLNIVLNLWFVLGLDWGVLGSARASVLAEWSAALLGLALTRPALRAYPGRLVWAGLKRWSAWRPLLSVNRDIFVRSLALQGVFLLIALQGARLGEATVAANALLLNGLLLTAYALDGLAHAVEALCGHAIGARDRTALRRALTVACGWSLIVSLGFATVFLLAGSVFIDLQTDIAAVRSAAYPFLPYLAVLPVVAVWSYLLDGLFIGATRAREMRNAMVFSVLLMGPVAWGLSGLGNHGLWLAFLGFMAVRALSLGWLGWRLARRGAWVG; encoded by the coding sequence ATGTCCGTTCTATCCCACGACTGGCGCCATCGGCCCACCCATCGCCGGGTCTGGGCCCTGGCCGCGCCCATGGTCCTCTCCAACGTCTCCGTGCCCCTGGTGGCGCTGGTCGACAGCACGGTGGTCGGGCATCTGCCCCACGCCCATCAGCTGGGCGCCGTGGCCGTCGGCGCGACCCTGTTCACTTTCATGATCGGCCTGATGACGTTCCTGCGCATGGGCGCCACCGGGTTCGCCGCCCAGGCGGCCGGGCGTGCCGATGGCGACGGTCTGCGCCAGGTGCTGGCCCAGGGCCTGCTGCTGGCGCTCGTGTTCGCCGTGCTGCTGGGCGTGCTGGCCATGCCCTTCAGCCGTCTGGCCTTGCAGGTGATGCAACCGAGCGCGGCCTTGGGCGAGGCCACCGAGGCGTTCTTTCACACCCGCCTGCTGGGCCTGCCGGCCGCCCTCGCTACCTATGCCTTGGTGGGCTGGTTTCTCGGCACGCAGAACGCACGTGCACCGCTGGCCATCCTGCTGACCACCAATGGCCTGAACATCGTGCTCAACCTGTGGTTCGTCCTGGGCCTGGACTGGGGCGTGCTGGGGTCGGCCCGTGCCTCGGTGCTCGCCGAATGGAGCGCGGCGTTGCTGGGACTGGCCCTGACGCGGCCGGCCCTTCGGGCCTACCCGGGGCGTCTGGTCTGGGCCGGACTAAAGCGCTGGTCGGCCTGGCGCCCGCTGCTCAGCGTGAACCGCGACATCTTCGTGCGCAGCCTGGCCCTGCAGGGCGTGTTCCTGTTGATCGCCTTGCAGGGCGCACGCCTGGGCGAGGCGACGGTGGCGGCCAATGCCCTGCTGCTCAACGGCCTGCTGCTCACCGCCTATGCCCTCGACGGGTTGGCCCACGCGGTCGAAGCCCTGTGCGGCCATGCCATCGGCGCACGCGATCGCACCGCATTGCGCCGCGCTCTGACGGTCGCCTGTGGCTGGTCGTTGATCGTCAGCCTGGGGTTTGCGACGGTCTTTCTGCTGGCGGGTTCCGTGTTCATCGACCTGCAGACCGATATCGCCGCGGTACGCAGCGCTGCCTATCCCTTCCTGCCTTACCTGGCCGTACTGCCCGTGGTGGCGGTGTGGAGCTACCTGCTCGACGGGCTGTTCATCGGCGCGACTCGCGCGCGGGAAATGCGCAACGCCATGGTGTTCAGCGTGCTGCTGATGGGACCGGTGGCATGGGGTTTGAGCGGGCTGGGCAACCATGGATTGTGGTTGGCGTTCCTGGGGTTCATGGCCGTGCGGGCACTGAGCCTGGGGTGGCTGGGCTGGCGGCTGGCACGGCGTGGGGCATGGGTGGGGTAA
- a CDS encoding arginine decarboxylase (catalyzes the formation of agmatine from arginine in putrescine and spermidine biosynthesis), translating to MSVRRTRKDDGSQWTVGDSRSVYGIRHWGAGYFAINEAGRVEVRPNGPDSSPIDLYEQVEQLRSSGLSLPLLVRFPDILQDRVRQLTGAFDANIARLEYQSQYTALYPIKVNQQEAVVENIIATENVSIGLEAGSKPELLAVLALAPKGGTIVCNGYKDREFIRLALMGQKLGHNVFIVIEKESEVALVIDEANDLKVKPQVGLRVRLSSLASSKWADTGGEKSKFGLSAAQLLSVVQRFRDAGLDQGVRLLHFHMGSQIANLADYQHGFKEAIRYYGELRALGLPVDHIDVGGGLGVDYDGTHSRNASSINYDIDEYAAVVVGMLKEFCDAQGLPHPHIFSESGRALTAHHAMLVVQVTDVERHNDEMPLIENRDSLPETVQWLVDLLGPTDIEMVTETYWRATHYIGDVAAQYADGKVTLAEKALAEQCYYAVCRRLYNSLKARQRSHRQVLDELNDKLADKYICNFSVFQSLPDTWAIGQVLPILPLHRLDEEPLRRAVLQDLTCDSDGKINQYVDEQSIETSLPVHAVREGEDYLLGIFLVGAYQEILGDMHNLFGDTDSVNIYQRADGSVYHAGIETHDTIEDMLRYVHLSPEELMTHYRDKVASARITARERTQYLDALRLGLTRSSYLSS from the coding sequence ATGTCCGTACGACGCACACGCAAAGACGATGGCAGCCAATGGACCGTGGGCGACAGCCGCAGTGTCTACGGTATCCGCCACTGGGGCGCCGGTTATTTCGCGATCAACGAGGCCGGGCGTGTCGAAGTGCGTCCCAATGGCCCGGACAGTTCGCCGATCGACCTGTACGAGCAGGTCGAGCAGCTGCGCTCGAGCGGCCTGTCGTTGCCGCTGCTGGTGCGCTTCCCCGACATCCTGCAGGACCGGGTGCGTCAGCTGACCGGTGCGTTCGACGCCAACATCGCGCGGCTCGAGTACCAGAGCCAGTACACGGCCCTGTACCCGATCAAGGTCAACCAGCAGGAGGCCGTGGTCGAGAACATCATCGCCACCGAGAACGTCTCCATCGGCCTGGAAGCCGGTTCCAAGCCGGAGCTGCTGGCGGTGCTGGCATTGGCGCCGAAGGGCGGCACCATCGTCTGCAACGGCTACAAGGACCGTGAGTTCATCCGCCTGGCGCTGATGGGCCAGAAGCTCGGTCACAACGTGTTCATCGTCATCGAGAAGGAATCGGAAGTCGCCCTGGTGATCGACGAGGCCAACGACCTCAAGGTCAAGCCACAGGTCGGCCTGCGCGTGCGTCTGTCGTCGCTGGCCTCGAGCAAGTGGGCCGACACCGGCGGTGAGAAGTCCAAGTTCGGTTTGTCGGCGGCGCAACTGCTGTCGGTGGTGCAACGCTTCCGCGACGCCGGGCTGGACCAGGGCGTGCGCCTGCTGCACTTCCACATGGGCTCGCAGATCGCCAACCTGGCCGACTACCAGCACGGCTTCAAGGAAGCCATCCGCTATTACGGCGAGCTGCGCGCCCTGGGCCTGCCAGTGGACCACATCGACGTGGGCGGCGGCCTGGGCGTGGACTACGACGGCACCCATTCGCGCAACGCCAGTTCGATCAACTATGACATTGACGAATACGCGGCCGTGGTCGTGGGCATGCTCAAGGAATTCTGCGACGCGCAGGGCCTGCCGCACCCGCACATCTTCTCCGAAAGCGGTCGCGCGCTCACCGCGCACCACGCCATGCTGGTGGTGCAGGTCACCGACGTCGAGCGTCACAACGACGAGATGCCGTTGATCGAGAACCGCGACAGCCTGCCGGAAACCGTGCAGTGGCTGGTCGACCTGCTCGGGCCGACCGACATCGAGATGGTCACCGAGACCTACTGGCGCGCGACGCACTATATCGGCGACGTGGCCGCGCAGTATGCCGATGGCAAGGTCACGCTGGCCGAGAAGGCCCTGGCCGAACAGTGTTACTACGCGGTCTGCCGACGCTTGTACAACTCGTTGAAGGCCCGCCAGCGCTCCCACCGCCAGGTGCTCGACGAACTCAACGACAAGCTGGCCGACAAGTACATCTGCAACTTCTCGGTGTTCCAGAGCCTGCCCGACACCTGGGCGATCGGCCAGGTACTGCCGATCCTGCCGCTGCACCGCCTGGACGAAGAGCCGCTGCGGCGCGCGGTGCTGCAGGACCTGACCTGCGACTCCGACGGCAAGATCAACCAGTACGTCGACGAGCAGAGCATCGAGACCAGCCTGCCGGTGCATGCCGTGCGCGAAGGCGAGGACTACCTGCTGGGCATCTTCCTGGTGGGCGCCTACCAGGAAATCCTCGGCGACATGCACAACCTGTTCGGTGACACCGATTCGGTGAACATCTACCAGCGTGCCGACGGCAGCGTCTACCACGCGGGGATCGAGACCCACGACACCATCGAGGACATGCTGCGCTACGTGCACCTGTCGCCGGAAGAGCTGATGACCCACTACCGCGACAAGGTCGCCAGCGCCCGCATCACCGCGCGCGAGCGGACGCAGTACCTGGACGCCTTGCGGCTGGGCCTGACGCGGTCCTCCTACCTGTCTTCCTGA
- a CDS encoding MFS transporter — MHVEGFFEWLGQALGALIRVVVDALSGVFNGLANAGGNFVDGLSRTLGMDTSLISILALIVGLALLYSAVRAFMRASVIAGIIWALLGLWVLSWVVH; from the coding sequence ATGCATGTAGAAGGCTTTTTCGAATGGCTGGGCCAGGCGCTGGGCGCGTTGATCCGGGTCGTCGTGGACGCGCTCAGCGGCGTGTTCAACGGGTTGGCCAATGCCGGTGGCAACTTCGTCGACGGTCTCTCGCGAACGCTGGGGATGGACACATCGCTGATCAGCATCCTGGCCCTGATCGTCGGCCTGGCGCTGCTGTACTCGGCGGTGCGTGCCTTCATGCGTGCGTCGGTGATCGCGGGCATCATCTGGGCCTTGCTGGGGTTGTGGGTGCTGAGCTGGGTCGTGCACTGA
- the fabG gene encoding 3-ketoacyl-ACP reductase (Catalyzes the first of the two reduction steps in the elongation cycle of fatty acid synthesis), whose amino-acid sequence MSDRYLGFANSSLGRRLVDALGLPRPAPLERWQSGRLRPVEGALVIGGGPLANAVEAFAARLTDTCYSYAGQGLQTPPWVAGLGPKLKALVFDASHLSDSGQLKQLREFFQPLLRSLDRSAHVVILGRPPEAVQDPAASVAQRALEGFSRSLAKELRNGATAQLLYVGEDAHDQLEGALRFFLSPKSAFVSGQVLRLQGCERQVQDWTRPLGGCRALVTGAARGIGASIAETLVRDGAEVVLLDVPQARKDLEALAARLGGQALALDICAVDAAEQLQTSLGEGVDLVVHNAGITRDKTLANMTPEYWDSVMAVNLDAPQVLTQALFDTGTLRSGGRVVLLASVSGIAGNRGQTNYAASKAGLIGLAQALAPRLAERGVTINAVAPGFIETHMTAAMPVGLREAGRRLASLGQGGRPQDVAEAVAWLGQPGSGAVTGQVLRVCGQALMGA is encoded by the coding sequence ATGAGTGATCGCTACCTCGGCTTCGCCAATTCCTCCCTGGGTCGGCGCCTGGTCGACGCCCTGGGGCTGCCTCGCCCGGCCCCGCTGGAGCGCTGGCAGTCCGGCCGTCTGCGCCCGGTCGAAGGGGCCCTGGTCATCGGTGGCGGGCCGTTGGCGAACGCCGTGGAAGCGTTTGCCGCACGCCTGACCGACACCTGCTACAGCTACGCCGGCCAAGGCTTGCAGACACCTCCGTGGGTAGCCGGGCTGGGGCCGAAACTCAAGGCGCTGGTCTTCGACGCCAGTCACCTGTCCGACAGCGGCCAGCTCAAGCAGTTGCGCGAATTCTTCCAGCCCCTGCTGCGCAGCCTCGACCGCAGCGCCCATGTGGTCATCCTCGGCAGGCCTCCGGAAGCCGTCCAGGACCCGGCCGCCAGCGTCGCCCAGCGCGCCTTGGAAGGGTTCAGCCGCTCCCTGGCCAAGGAGCTGCGCAACGGCGCCACGGCCCAGCTGCTGTACGTGGGCGAAGATGCCCATGATCAACTCGAAGGCGCCCTGCGTTTCTTCCTCTCGCCCAAGAGCGCCTTCGTCTCGGGCCAGGTCCTGCGTCTGCAAGGGTGCGAGCGCCAGGTCCAGGACTGGACCCGTCCCCTGGGCGGCTGTCGAGCCCTGGTGACCGGCGCGGCCCGCGGCATCGGTGCTTCGATCGCCGAAACCTTGGTCCGCGATGGCGCCGAGGTGGTGCTGCTGGACGTGCCCCAGGCGCGCAAGGACCTGGAAGCCCTGGCGGCCCGTCTCGGTGGCCAGGCCTTGGCCCTCGACATCTGCGCCGTCGATGCCGCTGAGCAGCTGCAGACGAGTCTGGGCGAAGGCGTGGACCTGGTCGTGCACAACGCGGGCATCACCCGCGACAAGACCCTGGCCAACATGACCCCCGAGTACTGGGATTCGGTCATGGCGGTCAACCTCGACGCCCCTCAGGTCCTGACCCAGGCCCTGTTCGACACCGGCACCCTGCGCAGTGGTGGTCGCGTGGTACTGCTGGCCTCGGTCAGCGGGATCGCCGGCAACCGTGGCCAGACCAACTACGCCGCGAGCAAGGCCGGGCTGATCGGTCTGGCGCAGGCCCTTGCCCCTCGCCTTGCCGAGCGCGGTGTCACCATCAACGCCGTGGCCCCAGGCTTTATCGAGACCCACATGACCGCCGCCATGCCCGTGGGCCTGCGTGAAGCCGGCCGACGCCTGGCCTCCCTGGGCCAGGGCGGACGTCCGCAGGATGTGGCCGAAGCCGTGGCCTGGCTCGGGCAGCCCGGCTCCGGGGCGGTCACCGGCCAGGTGCTGCGTGTCTGCGGCCAGGCGTTGATGGGGGCATGA
- a CDS encoding SAM-dependent methyltransferase: MNDRHFDALAARFAEKIYGGAKGAIRLAVLQADLAQTLPDRPLRVLDVGAGLGHMALWLAERGHQVTLAEPAAPMLEGARERFAEAGRQATFLQADWQSLPARLDTPFDLVICHAVLEWLAEPPAILPVLHQLTRRDGWLSLAFYNRDALVYRNLLKGHWRKLRSDELAGEKQSLTPQTPLDPRELRTQLEPLWQVESESGVRVFHDYMPRDFQTKAALADLLEMELAHRRHPSFAGLGRYLHWICRPR, encoded by the coding sequence ATGAACGACCGTCACTTCGACGCCCTGGCCGCGCGCTTCGCGGAAAAGATCTACGGCGGTGCCAAGGGCGCCATCCGCCTTGCGGTGCTGCAGGCGGACCTGGCGCAGACCCTGCCCGACCGCCCCTTGCGCGTGCTCGACGTCGGTGCCGGGCTGGGCCACATGGCGCTGTGGCTGGCCGAGCGCGGTCATCAGGTCACGCTCGCCGAGCCTGCTGCCCCCATGCTCGAGGGCGCCCGCGAACGATTCGCCGAAGCCGGGCGACAGGCCACGTTCCTCCAGGCCGACTGGCAGTCCTTGCCAGCGCGGCTCGACACGCCTTTCGACCTGGTGATCTGCCATGCCGTGCTGGAGTGGCTGGCCGAGCCGCCGGCCATCCTGCCGGTCCTGCACCAGTTGACCCGACGCGACGGCTGGTTGTCCCTGGCGTTCTACAACCGCGATGCCCTGGTCTATCGCAACCTGCTCAAGGGTCACTGGCGCAAGCTGCGCAGTGATGAGCTGGCCGGCGAAAAGCAGAGCCTGACCCCACAGACGCCTCTCGACCCCCGTGAACTGCGCACGCAACTCGAACCCCTCTGGCAGGTCGAAAGCGAAAGCGGCGTACGCGTGTTCCACGACTACATGCCCAGGGACTTCCAGACCAAGGCGGCCTTGGCCGACCTGCTGGAGATGGAACTGGCCCACCGTCGCCACCCCAGCTTCGCCGGCCTGGGCCGCTACCTGCACTGGATCTGCAGGCCGCGCTGA
- a CDS encoding acyl dehydratase — MAIEWHDLHTPDSSASLYLQALRTRTIRGKTLPATGLRCTLRVDRDHLAAYRGLCRFPDDGHLPATYPHVMAFGLHLQLMTAPAFPFPLLGMIHLGNRIEVLRPLGALDSLRFAVHAEHLRPHAKGGTFDLVTEAEDGLGVIWRETSRMLVRGLRLDASADDAGSMHEAPSELRPLTRWYADSDIGRRYAKVSGDYNPIHLSALSARLFGFPTAIAHGMYSLARTLAAVQDHLPTSGYGVDVAFHKPVRLPTEVILSTSELQPPAGQLRLEGHNGPVHLEGRWFGLT, encoded by the coding sequence ATGGCTATCGAGTGGCATGACCTGCATACCCCCGACTCGAGCGCGAGCCTGTACCTGCAGGCGCTGCGCACGCGCACGATCCGTGGCAAGACGCTGCCGGCCACCGGCCTGCGCTGCACCCTGCGCGTCGATCGCGACCACCTGGCCGCCTACCGAGGCCTGTGCCGCTTTCCCGACGACGGCCATCTGCCGGCGACCTACCCCCATGTCATGGCGTTCGGTCTGCACCTGCAACTGATGACTGCGCCGGCCTTTCCTTTCCCCTTGCTGGGCATGATTCACCTGGGCAACCGCATCGAGGTGCTGCGCCCATTGGGCGCCTTGGACAGTCTGCGCTTCGCGGTGCATGCCGAGCATCTGCGCCCGCATGCCAAGGGTGGCACTTTCGACCTGGTCACCGAGGCCGAGGACGGCCTGGGCGTGATCTGGCGCGAGACCAGCCGCATGCTGGTCCGTGGCCTGCGCCTCGATGCCTCGGCGGACGACGCCGGCTCAATGCACGAGGCGCCCTCTGAACTGAGGCCCTTGACCCGCTGGTACGCCGACAGCGACATCGGCCGTCGCTATGCCAAGGTCAGCGGGGACTACAACCCGATCCACCTGAGCGCCCTCAGCGCCCGACTGTTCGGCTTCCCCACGGCCATCGCCCACGGCATGTACAGCCTGGCCAGGACCTTGGCAGCCGTGCAGGACCACCTGCCCACGAGTGGTTATGGCGTCGACGTCGCCTTCCACAAGCCGGTTCGCCTGCCGACCGAGGTGATCCTTTCCACCAGCGAGCTGCAGCCTCCTGCCGGTCAGCTACGCCTGGAGGGACACAATGGCCCCGTGCACCTGGAGGGCCGCTGGTTCGGGCTGACCTGA
- a CDS encoding LuxR family transcriptional regulator, translating into MSQCNHAVKVLIIHERACVPEAMCTLLVREGYAHAVAESPAQALALYAAEPDIGLIICAVQTPGTEHWALVRSLERAGGAQRAFRAMLVSQDSDASAVLRAMRAGFADYHARPLDLDEWLTQVQRLEGEVLQRRQAQQEVEHLSQRLQDLGDFIDHLHQDLERARGGNLARRSTDLDVEVETDLELLPAVFGALSPRQLEVARLVGRGQTNHQIACALGITENTVKLYVSQVLRLTRMHNRTQLALALTPSSSPVRQRLTNH; encoded by the coding sequence GTGAGTCAGTGTAATCATGCAGTGAAAGTCTTGATCATCCACGAGCGAGCCTGCGTCCCCGAGGCCATGTGTACCTTGCTCGTGCGCGAGGGGTACGCCCACGCCGTCGCCGAGAGCCCGGCGCAGGCCTTGGCGCTCTACGCCGCCGAACCCGACATCGGTCTGATCATCTGCGCCGTACAGACGCCTGGCACCGAGCATTGGGCCTTGGTCCGCTCCCTGGAGCGCGCCGGTGGTGCACAACGCGCCTTCAGGGCCATGCTGGTCAGCCAGGACAGCGACGCGTCTGCGGTGCTGAGGGCCATGCGCGCAGGGTTTGCCGACTACCATGCACGTCCGCTCGACCTGGACGAATGGCTGACTCAGGTGCAGCGTCTGGAAGGCGAAGTCCTTCAGCGGCGCCAAGCCCAGCAGGAAGTCGAGCACCTCAGCCAGCGCCTGCAAGACCTGGGCGACTTCATCGACCACCTGCATCAGGACCTGGAACGCGCACGGGGCGGCAACTTGGCTCGCCGCTCGACCGACCTCGACGTCGAGGTAGAGACCGACCTCGAGCTGTTGCCGGCCGTGTTCGGCGCCCTTTCACCCCGACAACTGGAAGTCGCCCGCCTGGTGGGCCGCGGCCAGACCAACCACCAGATCGCCTGCGCGCTCGGCATCACCGAGAACACGGTCAAACTCTACGTCTCCCAAGTGCTGCGCCTGACGCGCATGCACAATCGAACCCAGCTGGCCCTGGCCCTGACGCCCAGCTCGTCGCCGGTACGGCAGCGATTGACCAACCATTAA
- a CDS encoding pyrophosphatase — translation MNLSELTARLHAIRDANDWQRFHSPKNLAMAASVEMAELVEIFQWLSEDQSRHLPADQLAHAGQEIGDVVLYLLLLCSELGLDMDTVVRDKLADSERRFAR, via the coding sequence ATGAACCTGTCCGAACTGACCGCACGCCTGCACGCCATCCGCGACGCCAACGACTGGCAACGCTTCCACAGCCCGAAGAACCTGGCCATGGCCGCCAGTGTGGAGATGGCCGAATTGGTCGAGATCTTCCAATGGCTGAGCGAAGATCAGTCGCGCCACCTGCCCGCCGACCAACTGGCCCATGCCGGCCAGGAAATCGGCGACGTGGTGTTGTACCTGTTGCTGCTGTGCAGCGAACTGGGGCTGGACATGGACACCGTCGTGCGCGACAAGCTGGCCGACAGCGAACGGCGCTTCGCCCGATGA
- a CDS encoding peptidase A24 yields MQSIVLLMWLAMCTEQDIRGRQVADTLTLGVAIGALIWLFATGHTWIGASASDAGWGLAIVMAMTLPGYWLGHFAAGDVKLLGALALATSHDYVLGTFIGAGVAFLVWVLGRRRLWTVLNARLKKHLRQVIEGLGDKQPLAPYVMVGFVWTVVWLS; encoded by the coding sequence ATGCAGAGCATTGTTCTCTTGATGTGGCTGGCCATGTGTACCGAACAGGACATCCGTGGGCGTCAGGTCGCCGACACGTTGACGCTCGGCGTCGCGATCGGTGCGTTGATCTGGCTGTTCGCCACGGGGCATACCTGGATTGGCGCGTCGGCCAGCGATGCGGGGTGGGGCCTGGCGATCGTCATGGCGATGACGCTGCCAGGGTACTGGCTGGGGCATTTCGCCGCCGGCGATGTGAAATTGCTGGGCGCCCTGGCCCTGGCGACCAGTCATGACTATGTGCTGGGCACCTTCATCGGCGCAGGCGTGGCGTTTCTGGTCTGGGTACTGGGCCGCCGTCGCCTGTGGACAGTACTCAACGCCCGGCTCAAGAAGCATCTGCGCCAGGTGATCGAAGGCCTGGGTGACAAGCAGCCCTTGGCGCCCTATGTGATGGTAGGGTTCGTCTGGACAGTGGTGTGGTTGTCGTGA